The following coding sequences are from one Dermacentor silvarum isolate Dsil-2018 chromosome 4, BIME_Dsil_1.4, whole genome shotgun sequence window:
- the LOC125944879 gene encoding uncharacterized protein LOC125944879 produces the protein MKARTQLAVLHFNENTSRDQAQDRIGQTRWKRRLSKSRKGHFTAHKVKAAPTFGYVAKLIVDVMARAGATPHKTSSKEIPSETGTFLTDRYKAPSMKSSLLLTGPDFRMAALREHLKLF, from the exons ATGAAAGCAAG GACTCAGCTTGCTGTGTTACATTTCAACGAGAATACTTCAAGGGACCAAGCTCAGGACCGAATTGGGCAGACACGCTGGAAGAGGAGGCTCAGCAAGTCCAGGAAGGGGCACTTTACAGCCCACAAAGTCAAGGCGGCACCAACATTTG GATATGTCGCCAAACTGATAGTGGATGTTATGGCAAGAGCAGGTGCCACTCCTCACAAGACAAGCTCCAAAGAGATCCCTTCCGAGACTGGCACGTTCCTGACAGACAGATATAAGGCACCGTCTATGAAGAGCTCATTGCTGCTCACAGGTCCAGATTTCCGGATGGCTGCCCTTAGGGAACATCTCAAACTATTTTGA